DNA sequence from the Sediminibacillus dalangtanensis genome:
ACCGACTTTAGCTTGAACTTCATTAGGATTGAATTTAAAATTTTCAGCTGTCAGATTAATTTCTACAACATCACTAGTTGAACCGTCTGCCTGTTCTGACGTATCCGCTTGTAACTGCTAAACTAAATTGGCTCTTACGCAATTTTGGTGATTTTGATTCACTTCTTATAAGACGGGTACGGTTTTATAAGGAGGGTATCATCATGATTTTAGAAAAAGCATCCAACCATAAAATTGAATTATTACATCAAGAGGAAGAGGAAACGCAATTTTCATTCGTGATGAAAGTAACTTCCAAACAGACCACCTGTCCCCGTTGCGGTTCCCTATCTAATCAAAACATAGTCGGTATAGCCGAAAGCTACGAGATCTGCCATTAGATGATAAAGAGGTAAAAGTCCTGCTTTGTTCTAATAAGTGGTTTTGCACCGACCCCACGTGTCCTACTAAAATATTTACAGAGCGTTTTTCTTGGCTGGACTCTTATCGTAGGAAAACCAGACGTCTTGAAGATAAGCTGACAGCGATTGCTTTTTCCATGAGCTGTCTGCAGGCAGAAAAAGTCTGTCAGCATTGGAAGGTACCTGCCAGCCATGATGCTTTGTTATCCCTTATCTATCGGGAAGAGGTGGTAAAAACTAAGCCTACCTTCTGTGGGGATTGATGATTTCGCTTTTCGAAGGTCATGATTATGGGACACTTCTGTGCAATCTAGATACCCATGAGCCTGTTGATATATTGGAAAACAGAGAGGAAGAAACGGTACGGCAATGGTTTCGGGAAAGGCCTCGGCAAGTTATCCATCGTGCAAATCCATCGATTATACAAATCAGTGATCGCTTCCACCTTGTTCACAATCTAGGTTCTTTATTAGAGCGTATTCTGATGAAAGAGCTACCTGCAAAAATAAAGAAATATAATCCAAAGAGAATCCAAGAAAAAAGTGATAGCCCCTCAGTTTCTTCCACAATGGGATATGCAGAAAGAAAAAGAGAAGAAAATGCCTGGAAAAAATGGGAGGTGGCTCTGGAAGTCAAAAAAAAGCGTCGGGCAGGTATTCCTTATCAACGGATAGGACGGAAGTTAAACCTTCACCGTACAACGGTGAAAAAATATGAAGAAATGAAAGGGCCTCCTGATACCCGAAGAACTTCCCGTTCTACTGCTATCCAACGCTTTCTGTTGGAATTAGAGGATCAGGTGAAAAAAGGCTATAAGACAGCTGACATCGAAGCAGCCCTTCGGGCGGAAGGATATGAGGGCAGTTATTCTGCTGTACGTAATCATGTGGAAGCCATACGCCGTAAGGCGAAGAACAAAGCAAGAAAAGAAACAATCATCTCTCGCAAACAAGCGTGGGTGCTGTTCTGGCGGCCGCTTGAAGCATTGTCCGAAAAAGAAAGAGAAGCGCTGAACCATATATTGTCCCTTTATCCCAAGACAAAAGGATAATATGGATTTGTCCAGCTTTTCCGCGATATGATCCAGTCAAAAGATAAAAGTATTTTTCATTATTTTTTACGGTGTGATCAAGCTTTTCACCATCGAAATATTACTTCTTTTATCAACAAGTAAAGAGAAGAAAAAACTTCTATCGAGGCGGCTCTTACCTATTCATATAGTAATGGATTCCTAGAAGGAAACATCACCCGGTTAAAAATGATAAAGCGACAGCTATATGGACGAGCAAGTTTTGAACTTTTAAAAAACGAGTATTATTTCATCATTAAAAAATGACAAGGATAAGGAAAGTCGTTTTTTACCACCAAAATTGCGTAAGAGCCAGTTTATCTTGACGGTTACAACTTTTCGTTTTACGACTTATTATAATTGAGAAAATAATAATAAACAGCCCAATTATCATATAAATAGATACACTTTCGTTTAGAAACAAAGAGCCAAGAAACACACCAATTAATGGAATAAAATAGTTTGAAAAAGAGGCAAATACAGCTCCTTCCATATGAATTAAGAGATTATAAAACCAATAAACTAGTCCCGTTTGAAAAACACCTAAAATAAGCAAGTCAATGACATCTATCATACTTAATGTAGCAAGTGTAGGATCTTCAATAATAAAAGTGATGGGTATTAAAATAACAGAGGCTATACATAGGACATTTCGCATAGACGCAACTGTTGCTTCAGACGGCAAATATTCCATTAAAACTAAAGCACCTGCATAACTTGCTGTAGCAATTAAAAGCGCTATAAAACCTGCTAAACCATTTGAAAATAAACTCGTTCCCAAAGATGGAGAAAAAACGAATACAATGCCAAGAAACCCTAATACCACTCCTGTCGTTTGATAGAGGCTTAGTTTTTTTCGAAACACTGCCCCAATGATTAATATTGTCCATATAGGAGTAGTACCTATTAATATTGAAGCTATACTACTGCTCACCCTTTGCTGTCCCCAAGCAACCAAGAAAAACGGTATGACTGCCTCTAATAATGCAATCGAAACATACAGTAAATATAATTTAGGAGATCTAGCGACTTTTCTTTTTTTGTGACTTGGATTCTTAATTAAAGCGGCAACAATAGATAAGGCGATGGCACCTACAATTGATCGAATTGCAGCCAATGTTAAGGGGGCTACTTCATCTAAAACTTTTTCAGCAAAGTAAAACTGAGAACCCCAAATGAAACTTATAAGTATTAAAAATACATATTTTTTCATCGTCTATTCCCTTCTGATACTCAAGAATTCAGTAGTTTCATTATAATAAGAAAGTGTTATCATTAAAAATGTCAATTGTTGATATCAGTATCACTTTTTTTGATAAAGGAGGTTATTTAAATGGATGTAGAAAATATGAAGGCTTTCGTGAAGGTTGCAGAATTAAGAAGTATATCGGCCGCTGCAATAGACTTAAATCATCTTCAATCGAACATGACTGCTAAAATTAAAAAGATCGAAACACATTATAACCAAGTGCTTTTCAATAGAAACACAAAAGGAGTCACTTTAACGGAATCTGGCCAAGAATTATATGATCAATTCAAGAAAATACTTTTACTTTGGGAAGAAACAGAAATGAAAATGGGGAAAAGGAAGGAACAACTTCGTATTGGTACGATGATATCCCTTGGAGGAGCAATGTTTTCAGATGCCTTGGAAGAACTATATAAATCTTATCCTGATCTTTCTGTAACGTTCAAAACAGGTTCAACAGAGTACTTAGAGGAGCAGGTTGTCCTTGGTCATCTCGATATTGCTTACACCATTGGCACATTACATAATAAAAAAGTTCAATATCAAAAAGCCGGTTTAGATGAAATGGTGATTATTGGGAAAGACATCAATTCAAATACGAACTTTTATGATTATATATCCGGTAAGGACTTAATTACATTATCAAATCAATGTTTATATTTTTCTAAATTAGATCAAATATATACCGACCATACTATACAACAAGGGAAAATTATTGAAGTGGGCGACTTCGAAACATTAGTTCAATTTTCAACCATTGGCATGGGAATAGCCATTGTGTCCAAGCATGTAGCCAACCGTTTCAACGTTAAGCATTACTTAGAAGTTCCCTCTCCATATAAACACATCGATCTATATTTAATCAGTAGACTAAATCATGAATTTTCACCTTTAGAGGATAGACTCATTAAAACAATATTTTGACCTTGTTCTAACAATCAATCAAATAAACAGTTGGAATAGAATCTCTATTGCAACGGGGAATACAGCAACTAAAAAATAAATGCTCTCAACGAAAATCTATGATGCTCGTTTTTCCCCCTCTAATGTTGGACTCTGTTCATTATTTAAATAGTCCCAAAGTTTTGGTTGATTAATATTCGTTTCTTCAATCAATGTAGTAATATTAAAACCATTAATTTCAAGATTCAACTCCATGTGTGTATAGGGAATCTCTTGAAAAATGCCCTGAAAAAGAATTGCTATCCTACCCAGACTTCTATTTGTGCCTTCGACTTTTCATACTGTTACATCTATACCCGAAAAAGAATGTAAAAAATACACCTATTATTTTAGCTTTACTGTAAAAAACCGCCACTAAAAGAATAGATGTCAATTTTATTTAGCATGTTTGAAATAAGTCGTACATACCCACAAAAGTCCACAATATCTTCAACTCTCTGTAGATTATCTTTACCTTACATTTTGGCCCAGTGCATGTTGTTAAGTCATCTTGAGTTGGTTTTATCCCACAGGTCAAACCTGGTGTCCATCCAGACTGTTAATTATTAGGTTAATTACGTTGCGATCTGCTATATTGTATTATCAAACAAAAAAATTGTAATTTTATGTTAAAATGAACAAAGAGATTGTGAAAGACTTGTTCTTGAATAGCTGGTAGGATAGGGTAATTAGAAATGAATTTGTTAGGTAGAGGAGATACAAAAAATGAAAAAGCGAAAGGTCGGTATTTTACTGTTTGACTATGTAGATGTTTTAGATTTTACTGGTCCCGCTGAGGTGTTTTCCTTAACAACAAATAATAAAGCAGAAAAAACGTTAACCCTTTATAAAAAGCATTTATTACCAATGAGACCATTTGAAGTATGTACTATTTCAGAAACAGGAATGGAATTAAAAACTCACTCAGAGATAATAATAAATCCTGATTTTAGCATTGATAATAGTCCTGCGTTGGATATTTTAATAATTCCAGGTGGTCCCTTAAGAGCGGTACAATCTATGGCTAAAAATCAAAAGATACAAGATTGGATCATAAAGCATAAAAGTATCGAATATATAAGTTCTGTTTGTACTGGAGCATACATATTAGGGGGAACTGGATTATTAGATGGAAAGAAGGCAACTACCCATCATTTAGCACTAAAACTGTTTGAAGAAAAGTATCCGGAGATTCAAGTTTTATCCGATAGAAAAGTTGTACATGATGGCAATATCATAACCTACGGTGGGGTTTCTTCAGGAATAAACATGGCACTATATATTGTTAAACAAATTTTAGGCAAATCTACTGCTGAAAGAACTGCAAAAACTATTGAATTCACAATGTGAATTTTCGCTTACACGAGCCTTATTCAAAGGAAAGTATGTAAGCTGGATTTAATCTAATTACAAGATAAAGAAAAAGAAGATTAGATACCCTTCTAATCTTTTTTTCTTTTTGTTGAGATACTCCTATCAAATATGATTTCAACTCTTTACTTTACTACTATTTGGGGTATGGTTCTAAGAAATAATTAAATATTCAGGATTCGCTTTCTATCTTCTCTACGAAATAGGACAACCATGCCAATCCCATCCCAAGATAGGTTACTAAAGGTAGTAATACTTCCTTTAACGAAAGTCCAAATAATCCTGCTGTTATGGTTGTTATAATTGCTAAATATAATCTTAGTCTTGCTTTAACTACCTTTGTAGATATACCTTTCACTGAGTGAAAGAGTCGCATTTAAAATGGACAATATAGCCGGCTAAAAATACACAAAATCGTCGCCTTAAATTTCGACAAGCTTCATAATTAAATTGAATTCTTAAAGGGGAGGAGATTTAGTTTATGAAGCTGGAGGCAGAGCGACGAAAAGTGAAAGAATTCTTGGAACGGGGTATGTCTTATAGGTAATGCCCAACTATTGGACATGCATCGGCATACGGTGAAAGCCTTAAGTGATCGAGAAAGAAACCATGTTTAAAAACGGACAAAGAAAGGATCAAAGTTAGATCCCTACAAAGATTATTTGCTTAAGCGATTACGTTTCAATTGTGAGAAACTCTTTCAGAAAATTTAAGTGTGTTTGTTCACATTCACTCATCATAAACAAATTAAGTGTACCTACTTCTCACAAACAATAGAGAACATTCGGTGAGGTATTTCCAACATTTCTCCTGAAAAGTTACTTTTTAAAAGATTATCTAAATCCTTATCGAATAACAATACCTCTTCCTTGGATAAACTCCCGCCTATTTCTGTTGAAGTTCTCATTCGTCCTCTCCATTCATCGTGGGTAAATGTAGTTGTTATATCGAATGTAAAAGTTTCTATATTCGAAAAACCAACTTCGTAAATTTCTTCAATCCATTGTGGATAAAAGCCAA
Encoded proteins:
- a CDS encoding transposase translates to MISLFEGHDYGTLLCNLDTHEPVDILENREEETVRQWFRERPRQVIHRANPSIIQISDRFHLVHNLGSLLERILMKELPAKIKKYNPKRIQEKSDSPSVSSTMGYAERKREENAWKKWEVALEVKKKRRAGIPYQRIGRKLNLHRTTVKKYEEMKGPPDTRRTSRSTAIQRFLLELEDQVKKGYKTADIEAALRAEGYEGSYSAVRNHVEAIRRKAKNKARKETIISRKQAWVLFWRPLEALSEKEREALNHILSLYPKTKG
- a CDS encoding DMT family transporter, which translates into the protein MKKYVFLILISFIWGSQFYFAEKVLDEVAPLTLAAIRSIVGAIALSIVAALIKNPSHKKRKVARSPKLYLLYVSIALLEAVIPFFLVAWGQQRVSSSIASILIGTTPIWTILIIGAVFRKKLSLYQTTGVVLGFLGIVFVFSPSLGTSLFSNGLAGFIALLIATASYAGALVLMEYLPSEATVASMRNVLCIASVILIPITFIIEDPTLATLSMIDVIDLLILGVFQTGLVYWFYNLLIHMEGAVFASFSNYFIPLIGVFLGSLFLNESVSIYMIIGLFIIIFSIIISRKTKSCNRQDKLALTQFWW
- a CDS encoding LysR family transcriptional regulator produces the protein MDVENMKAFVKVAELRSISAAAIDLNHLQSNMTAKIKKIETHYNQVLFNRNTKGVTLTESGQELYDQFKKILLLWEETEMKMGKRKEQLRIGTMISLGGAMFSDALEELYKSYPDLSVTFKTGSTEYLEEQVVLGHLDIAYTIGTLHNKKVQYQKAGLDEMVIIGKDINSNTNFYDYISGKDLITLSNQCLYFSKLDQIYTDHTIQQGKIIEVGDFETLVQFSTIGMGIAIVSKHVANRFNVKHYLEVPSPYKHIDLYLISRLNHEFSPLEDRLIKTIF
- a CDS encoding DJ-1/PfpI family protein, which produces MKKRKVGILLFDYVDVLDFTGPAEVFSLTTNNKAEKTLTLYKKHLLPMRPFEVCTISETGMELKTHSEIIINPDFSIDNSPALDILIIPGGPLRAVQSMAKNQKIQDWIIKHKSIEYISSVCTGAYILGGTGLLDGKKATTHHLALKLFEEKYPEIQVLSDRKVVHDGNIITYGGVSSGINMALYIVKQILGKSTAERTAKTIEFTM